TCGAGAAGCTCGACTTCTCCAAGATCCCGAATGCCGCGGCGATGCCCGAGGCGTACCGCAATCCCTATTCGGTGTCGTACGAGTTCTATTCCAGCGTGCTCGCCTTCAGCCAGAAGACGTACCCGAAGGATGCACCCAATAGCTGGGCCGACTTCTGGGACGTGAAGAAATTCCCCGGCCGCCGCGCGCTGCGCAACCACCCCATCGCGACGCTGGAAGCCGCGCTTATGGCCGACGGCGTCGCGCCCGACAAGCTCTATCCGCTCGATGTCGATCGCGCCTTCAAGAAGCTGGAAGAGATCAAGCCCAGCATCACGGTGTGGTGGACGTCAGGCGCGCAGTCGGCGCAACTCCTCAACGACGGCGAGGTCGACATGGAGATGGCTTGGAACGGCCGCGTCAGCGCGGTGGCGAAGGAGGGCGCCAAGGTCGCCTTCACCTACAACCAGGGCATTCTGCAGAGCACCTCGCTCTGCATCCTCAAGGGCGCGCCGAACCTCGAGACGGCGGTCAAGTTCCTCAACGAGGCCGTCGACCCCGTGCATCAGGCCAATTTGCCGCTGAACATCGACTACGGCCCGGGCAACCCGAAAGCCTTCGACACCGGTGTGATCAAGCCGGAACGCGCCGCGCAATTGCCGAGCGAGCCCGCGAATGCGGCCAAGCAGGCGCTAATGTCCTATGCCTGGTGGTCCTCGCCGGCAGGCGAAGCGGCCGAGAAGCGCTGGGCCGCCTTCATGCAGAAGTGAGCGAAGCGAGGCAGCGTTGACGACGTCAAAACCAGATCCGTCGCAAAGACATCAGCGCCGTGAGGACGGCCTGATGCTGGCCCTGGTGTCGCCGGCGCTGCTCGTCATCCTCCTGCTGATCGTGCTGCCGGTCGGCTGGCTCGCCTGGCAGTCGATCTATCACGACGGCTTCACGCTCGAGCATTATCGCCGCATCCTCAGCGAAGACATCTACTGGCGCAGCTTCGCGCTGACCTTCGAAATCAGCCTTCTGGTGACGGTGCTCGCGCTCGTGCTCGGCTATCCCGTGGCCTATGCCGCGAACGCCGTGCCGAAGGCGTGGAGTTTCGTCATCCTGGCGCTGGTCGTGCTGCCGTTCTGGACCAGCGTGCTGGTGCGCGCCTATGCCTGGCTCGCGCTGCTTCAGCGCACCGGCGTGATCAACCAGTTCCTGCGCTATATCGATGTGATCGGCGAGCCGCTTGCGCTCGTCCACAACACTTTTGGCACGGTGGTCGCAACCGTGCACATCCTCTTGCCCTTCATGGTGCTGCCGCTCTACGCCACCATGCAGAAGATCCCGAACGACCTGATGCAGGCGGGCGCCAGCCTGGGTGCGGGCCCCGCGCTCACCTTCTTCCGTGTCTTCCTGCCGCTGTCGCTGCCTGGCGTGCTCGCCGGCTCGACGATGGTGTTCGTGCTCTGTCTCGGCTTCTACATCACGCCGGAGCTGCTCGGCGGCGGGCGCACGGTGATGGTGTCGATGCTGGTGAGCCGCAATGTCGAGCTCTACAACCAGTTCGGCGCGGCGAGCGCGGTCGCCGTTGTCCTTCTGCTCAGCGTCCTCCTGATCTTCTTCGTCGTCAGCCGCTTCATCTCGCTCGATCGCGTCTTGGGACAGAAATGAGAACAATCTCGCCCGCCAGGATCGCCCTGATCGTCGCTTGCGCGCTGGTGCTGGTCTATCTGATCCTCCCGGTGCTGATCATCGTGCCGATCTCGTTCTCCAGTGCGCGCTTCCTGACCTTCCCGCCGCCCTCGCTGTCGCTGCGCTGGTACCAGCAATATTTCTCAAATTCCGCCTGGATGCAGGCGACGCAGGTGACGCTGATCGTCGCGGCTTTCACCGTCGCGATCGCGACGCCGCTCGGCGTCGCCGCGGCTTACGCGATCAGCCAGTCGAAGCTGCGCGTCATGCGGATGATCCACATGGCGTTGCTCTTGCCACTCGTGGTGCCGATCATCATCACCGCAGTCGGCATCTTCTTCGTCTATGCCCGCGTCGGCCTGGTCGCAACGCTGCCGGGCCTCGTGCTCGCCAACGTGATGCTGGGCCTGCCTTACGTCGTCATCTCCGTGCTCGCGGGCCTGCAAAGCTTCGATCCCGCGCAGGAGATGGTCGCGCGCAGCCTCGGCATGAATCGCTTCCGCAGCTTCTTCGCGGTGACGCTGCCGCAGATCAAGTCCAGCGTGGTCGCGGGCGCGATCTTCGCCTTCATCTCGGCGATGGACGAGACCATCATCGCGTTGTTCATCTCCGGCGGCCAGTATCAGCCGCTGACCAAGCGCATGTTCACCGCACTCCGCGACGAGATCGACCCCACCATCGCCGCGATCTCGACGCTGATGACGGCGGCCTCGTTCATGCTGGTCCTGCTGGCGAGCGCCCGGCAGAAAAGGGCCGCGTGAGGCCCCCTCGGGCGGCTCCAACTAAAATATCGAAAACAACCCCATGCAAAGGAGTTCTGACTTCCGGTGCGCGAAATTGCTGATTTTGCGAAATGACTTGACACGTCGGGCAAATCAGGCAGATAAATCTATCATCGCGTAAGCGGAATCTTGCGATCAGTTGGAGCATCGTCGTTCGCGACCTCTAGCCGACGTCGCGCGCGGCACTCAGGCTCCATCCAGTCATGCTGCTGACGTAATCTCTGTCTTAGTCAGTAAGAACTTAGAACAATATGCGAGGACCACCCTGGTTCCCGCAACGGTTCCGTCGCCAGGATTGGCACGAATCCGCCGAATATTGGCGCAAGTTCGTGAACGCCTCCGCGTTCGCTTGACCATGTTTTGCGGCATCGGGGAACCGGAAGATCGAGAAAATCAAAGGAGTTATGATGGTGTTCCGCTCGAGCGCCGCAATTTGCGGCGCCCTGGTTGCGTTTGCCGTTTCTGTTACTCGAAGTGAAACGGGTGGAGTTCATTCAAGCGCCGTAGTCAATGCTGCCTGTGGTGATGCGATCGTTGGCGCAGCATCCATGTATAATCCGTTCAAGCCCGGCAAGGAGGAGGGCGGCCCGAACACAGCCTCCGGCGAGCGTTATGATCCCTCCGTCTGGGCGGCTGCCATCAAGATGAGTTTACGTCAGAAATTTGGTGGGGTCCAATTTGGCGCGAGGCCGAAGTATGCCCTCGTCGAGGCCGTGGGCAAGAAGGTCATCGTCAAGATCAACGACGTGGGACCACTAAAGCCTGGCCGCATCATTGATCTCAATGAGCGGACGATGCGCCATTTCGATCCAAGCCTACAGTTCGGGGTAATTTCTGACGTAAGAGTTAGGCCGCTTGCCGGCGACTATTGGATCCCCGGACCGGTTGGCTGAGCGTCGCCACTTCGATGATGTCGCGCTTGGTGCGCTCGGGGTCGTTAGCGCGCTTGCGGGCAGGGGCATGTGCTTCAGCATCACTGTTTCTCCCTGCGTTTCTATGGATCACCTCGAAGGTGAAGGCAAATTTCGCAACTTCGGGCGGGGCTTCGATGCGGCCGTTCCATATTGTTCGCCTCAACGAGGGCGAGCGCTTCCGCGTGTGGACGGAGCTTGAGGGTCGATCCACCCCGACCAACGTCGATAAGAAGACTATCATGAAGGCGGGCTAAGTGCGTAGCGCGCATGGAGCGAAGCGGAATGCGGGGTCTTGCAACGCGGCCCCGCATTCCGCTTCGCTCCATGCGGACTACGGCAAGCAACAAGAAGCGCAAAAAAAGTATCTGGAATTCGGTGACGACACCAGCGTGCGCGAAGAGAACCGCGCCCGCCTCGATCTCCACACGCCTGCGAACGTCGCGCCCGCGACGCCGCGGCTATCGCGGGATAGAGCGCGTTTACCTGGTTCATATTAACCGCCCCAACGACAGTAGGGGGCGCACCGATAGCTTCCGCCGTGCCAATGGCCCCAGTGCCAGCGCACCTGGACCACGGCACGCTCCTCCACCATCGGCTTGGCGCTCGTAGATAAAGGAGTGATCGGGGCAGCCCTTGCAGGTGCGCCGAGCGATATTGCGCCAATCACGAGAAGCGCTGCGGGAATCCTGGTCATCGACATGACGTTGCTCCAATGCAACTTCCGACCACGATCAACTTTGATGACCGCAATTCGTTGCACGGCGATTTTCTGACGGTTCGCGTCACGAGCGGAACTGCTTCGACTGATTGCGAAATTTCCGCGCGGTGCCAGAAACTGACATCTGCCTTATGAGTGCTGGTCCTGGTCCGCTCGCCTGGGCCTCAGGGCCGGCCACTTGGCCGCCAGCGCCGCGCAATTAGATTGATTTATCTCAAGACGGTCTCCGGAACGCGGGCGCAACCTTCGGAAGGTGACGATACGTCAGGACAATCGGAGGTGAAGCATGTACCGGCATATTCTCATTCCGACAGATGGGTCGGAGCTGGCGGAGCATGGGATGGCGCATGGCTTGGCGCTGGCGAAATCCCTTGGGGCCAAGGTGTCCGTCATCTTCGTCGTGGAACCGTTCTCAGAATTGACAGGGCGGTTCCTTGAAGCCGTCGCGACATATGCCGAGGTGCGCAAGGAGCAGGCCAGGAGCGTGTTGGAGCGCGCGGCAAATGCGGCCAGGACGGCTGGTGTTTCCTGCGAGACGATCCAAGTGGAAAGTGGGCATCCGCACCAGGCCATCATCGAAGCAGCCGAGGACAAGGGCTGCGATCTCATTGTCATGTCATCGCACGGGCGCAGCGGACTTTCCATGCTCCTCATCGGCAGCGTGACAAACAAGGTGCTGACGCAGGCGAAAACCCCCGTGCTGGTTTGTCAGTGAGTGTGCAGACCACTCGGTGGGATAGATCAATGCGCCGGGAGATGGAGGGAGTGTCCGGTGGGTGCCAAAGGCGCCCGCCGTAGTCACCGTTGCGGCGCCCGGCGAGCACGTTCATTAATGCGGGTCAAAAGTGTTTTAAGAGACCGGCCGCGTCTCCGGAAACATATCAACAATCTTGTTGGTCATGCCGTTCGCGCGCCCGTCAGAACTGGATCTCGGGCGGAATGTCTTCCGCATTGAGGCCGACAGTTTCAAAAGCCTTGAGCATCCACTCGCGGGTCTGACCCAGCGCGCGGTTGTAATCGGCCCAGGCGCTGAGGAAGTCCTTGTAGCGGCGATCGCCATCGGCACGGATGCCGAGATTGGTTGGCAGCGTGAGCAGCGGCCGTGGCACCGCGAGTTCGCCGAGCGTCGGGTTCTTCTTCAACGTGGCGACCGAAAGCACGGCGAGCGATATGTTGCAGTCTGCCCGTCCAGTGGACACGGCGAGGATCGCCTCGTTGCGTTCCTTGAAGCCGAGGATCGTCGCCTTCGGGCAATAGCGGCGCGCGATGGTCTCATGCGTGGAGCCGATGTCGACGGCGATCTTGACCTCGGGCTTGTTGATCTCCGCCCAGGTCTGCGGCTTGGCAAAACCCTTCTTGGTGATGACGGTGAAGGAGTGCACGAGGATGGGCGAGGAGAAGTCGATGACCAGCGCGCGCTCGGGCGTCGGGTTCACGGCAAAGGCGAGGTCGATCTTCTCGGCCTGGAGGTCGAGGATCTGGTTGCCCCAGGTCGATTCCAGCGTCTCGACCTTGGCGCCGAGCTTGCCGGCGATGTCGTTCGCCATGTCGATACAGGCGCCCGACCACTGATTGGTGGCGAGGTCCTTGTGGAAATAGGGATCCTGGCCGGCGATGACCGCGATCCTGAGCACGCCGCTCTTCTTGATCCGGTCGAGGGTGGAGCTTGGTGCGATGTCAGCCTTGGCCGGGCCGGCTGCGGCCATCGCAGCGCCGGCGAAGGCAACGGTGGTGAGTGCGTCCCTGCGATTCATGGCAGTTACTCCTGAACATCCAACCCCGGCTTCTGGACTATTTCTGTATTCAGCTTAAAATGCAATACGGTATTTCCGGCCTGGAAAGGAAAGATCAGTCTATGCGTGCCCTGTTCGTCGATGCCAACGACACGCTTGCCGCCGTCACCGAAAAGCTGCTGCGCAAGGACAGCCTCCCCGTCGGCATCAACCGCGACCCAGCGATATCGCCCGACGACCTGCCGCGCCTCCTGGACGGTGCTGAGATCATGATCGTCGATCACACCGCCGTACCGACCGCGGTTGCCGCAAGGTGTGCGGCTCTGAAGCACGTCGTCTTCCTCGGCACCGGCGCGCGCAGCTACATGAATCCGGACGAGCTTGTCCAGCAAGGCATCGCCGTGCACACCATCAAGGGCTATGGCGACACCGCGGTTGCCGAATGCGCGATCGCACTGATGTGGGCTTCTGCCAAAAATTTTGGCGAGATGGATCGCGGCATGCGCGAGGGCAACTGGCTGCGCCGCGACGCCGTCCAGCTCACCGGCAAGACGCTCGGCCTGATCGGCTTTGGCGGCATCGCCGCGGAAGCCGCGCGCATGGCGCTGGGCTGCGGCATGAAGGTGATCGCCTGGAACAGGACGCCGAAGATGCATCCGGGCGTCGAGTTCGTTGCGCTGGAAAAGCTGCTGGCGGAGAGCCACGTCGTCTCGCTGCATCTCTTGCTCAACGACGAGACCAGGAACTTCCTCTCCCGCGAGCGCATTGCGATGATGCGTCCCGGCAGCATCCTGATCAACACCGCGCGCGGTGCCGTTGTCGATGAAGACGCCATGATCGAGGCGCTGCGCTCGGGCCATATCGGCCATGCCGGTCTCGACGTCTTCACCGTCGAGCCGCTGCCGGCAGGTCACCCGCTGACCAAGCTGCCGAACGTGACGCTGTCGGCGCATTCGGCATTCCGCACGCCGGAGGCGAGCGACAACCTGATCGGTGCGGCGCTGGATCATTGCCGCCGCATCATCGCGACCGGCCGGTAGTTGCAAACAGCGGGGGCGGGCATGATGTCGGCGCAGGGATACGCAAAGCCTTTCGATCTTGCGCGCTCTGGCAGCCTGTCCTACGCCACCTCAGCAAACTGGCGCGAAGATGCTTCGAGCGCATCGCCAAAGCCTTTTAGGGAGCCGTCATGACCATTCGTAACGTCCGCACCGGGGGCCAGATCCTGATCGACCAGCTGGTCGCGCAAGGCGTCGAGCGCGTCACCTGCGTGCCGGGCGAGAGCTATCTCGCAGCGCTCGATGCGCTGCATGACAGCCCGATCGACGTGATGATTTGCCGCGCCGAAGGCGGCGCTGCGATGATGGCGGAAGCCTATGGCAAGCTGACGGGCCGCCCCGGCATCTGCTTCGTCACCCGCGGCCCCGGCGCGACCAATGCCAGCCACGGTGTCCACATCGCGATGCAGGATTCCACCCCGATGATCCTGTTTGTCGGCCAGGTCGATACCGGCATGCGCGAGCGCGAGGCGTTCCAGGAGCTCGACTACAAGGCGGTGTTCGGCACCATGGCGAAGTGGGCGGTCGAGATCGATCGTCCCGATCGCATTCCCGAGCTGGTTGCGCGCGCGTTCCGCGTCGCGATGCAGGGCCGTCCCGGCCCTGTCGTGATCGCACTGCCGGAGAACATGCTGACCGAGACGGCTGCGGTTGCCGATGCGCCGCGCGTCGAGCCCGCCGTGAGCTGGCCGGCGCCCGCCGATCTCGAACGGCTGGCTGCGATGCTTGCTGGCGCAAAGGCGCCGCTCGTCGTGCTCGGTGGTTCCGGCTGGACCGCGGAGGCGGCCAAGGGCATCGCGCGCTTCGCCGAGCGGTTCGATCTGCCGGTCGCGACCTCGTTCCGCCGGGCGTCGCTGATTGACGCCGATCATTCGCACTATGCCGGCGATCTCGGCATCGGGCCGAGCCCGAGCCTGAAGGCGCGCATCACCGGCGCCGATGTCATCCTGCTGATCGGCGGCCGGATGTCGGAGATGCCATCCTCGTCCTATTCGCTGCTCGACATTCCCGTGCCGAACCAGAAGCTGATCCATGTTCATCCGGGCTCGGAGGAGCTTGGTCGCGTCTATCAGCCCACGCTGGCGATCCAGGCGCCTCCGGTGGCCTTCGCGGCGGCCGTCGAGGCGCTGAAGCCTGCGGCGCAGCCGGCCTGGAAGGGCGAGGCGGCCAAGGCGCATGCCGATTATCTCGCCTGGACGGAGAAGGCGCGCGAGCTGCCGGGGACGTTCCAGTACGGCCAGGTCATGACGTGGCTGCGTGATCGCCTGCCGAAGGACGCCATCGTCTGCAACGGCGCCGGCAACTATGCCGGTTGGCTGCATCGCCATCACCGCTTCCACGCCTTTGCCGCGCAGCTTGCGCCGACCTCGGGCTCGATGGGCTATGGCGTGCCGGCGGGCGTGCTTGCAAAAAGGCAGTATCCAGATCGCGTCGTCGTCGCGTTTGCCGGTGACGGCTGCTTCCTGATGAACGGCCAGGAGTTCGCGACCGCCGTGCAGTATGACGCGGCCCTGATCGTCGTGGTGATCGACAACGCACAATATGGCACCATCCGCATGCACCAGGAGCGCGACTATCCCGGCCGTGTGGTCGGCACGCAGCTCAAGAATCCGGACTTTGCGATGTACGCAAAAGCGTTCGGCGGCCATGGCGAGCGGGTCGAGCGCACGGAAGAGTTTGCGCCGGCCTTCGAGCGCGCGCTGGCCTCCGGCAAGCCGTCGATCCTGCATTGCCTTATTGATCCTCGTGCGATGTCCGTCGGCAAGGATTTTGTGACGCAGGAGAAGGCCCGCTGATGTCGCAAGCTCGCCACGTTGCCATCATCGGCGCCGGCGCGGTCGGCGTGATCAGCGCCATCGAGGCGCTGCGCGAGGGCCACCGCGTCACGCTGATCGATCCCGGCGAGCCCGGTGGCGAGCAGGCGGCGAGCTACGGCAATGCCGGCTGGCTGTCGTCGCATTCGGTGATCCCGCCGGCCGAGCCCGGCGTCTGGAAGAAAGTGCCGGGCTATCTGATGGACCCGCTCGGGCCGCTCGCGATCCGCTGGTCTTACTTGCCGAAGGCCTTGCCGTGGCTGATCAAATATCTGCTGTCGGGCTGGACGGAAGCGCGTGTTGAAAAGACGGCCGTAGCGCTGCGCGCGCTCCTCAAGGACGCGCCGCTGCTGCACAGGAAGCTCGCGGAGGAGGCCGGTGTCCCCGAGCTGATCGAACGCAACGGCGTGATGCACGTGTTCCCATCGCGGGGGAATTTCGACGGCGATCTCGGCTGGCGCATCCGCAAGCGCGTCGGCGTCGACTGGCTGGAGCTTTCTGCGGATGAGATGCGCCAGCGCGAGCCTGATCTTGATCCGCGCTACACCTTTGGTGTCGTGGTCGAGGAGGCCGGGCGGTGTCGCGATCCCGGCGCCTATGTCGCGGCTCTCGCCAACCATGCGCTCGCCAGCGGCGCAAAATTGGTGCGCGCCAAGGTGACGGGCTTCAGGCTCAACGGCGACAAGCTCGTTGCTGTTCTCACTGAAGCCGGTGAGATCGCCTGCGATGCCGCGGTGGTCGCCGCCGGTGCGCGCTCAAGGCTGCTCACCGCATCCGTCGGCGATCCGCTGCCGCTCGAGACCGAGCGCGGCTATCATGTCATGATCGAGCATCCGGAAGTAGGGCCGCGCAGCTCGATGATGGTGTCCGACGCCAAAATGGTCGTGAATTGGACCAACAAGGGCCTGCGCGCCGCCGGCACGGTCGAGATCGCGGGACTCGATGCTGAGCCGAACTGGAAGCGCGCCGAGATCTTGCGCGACAATCTCCTCGGCATGTTTCCGAAACTGCCGAAAGACATTCCGGCCTCACGCATCAAGATGTGGTTCGGCCATCGCCCGAGCATGCCGGACGGCCGTCCCTGCATCGGCTATGCCCGCGCCTCGCGCGATATCGTCTATGCGTTCGGCCATGGCCATATTGGTCTCGTCAGCTCCGCCCGCACCGGCCGCCTCGTCGCGCAGCTCGTCAGCGGCAAGAAGCCGCAGATTCCGCTTGAACCGTTCTCACCCACTCGTTTCCTCTGAGATCGCATCATGACCTATCCGCAAAAGTCCTCCTCCCGCATCGCCCGCGGCGGGAAGGCGCTCTATGGCGCGCCGCTCGGAATCCTGATGCTGGAAGCGCGCTTTCCCCGCATCCCCGGCGACATGGGCAATGGCACGACCTGGCCGTTCCCGGTACTTTATCGCGTGGTGAGCGGGGCGACGCCGGAGAAGGTGGTGCTTAAAGGCGCGGCCGGGCTGCTGCCGGATTTCATCGACGCGGCGAAGGAACTGGTGCGGCTAGGTGCCGAAGCCATCACCACCAATTGCGGCTTTCTCTCGCTATTCCAGAAAGAGCTTGCCGCCGCCGTCGGCGTGCCCGTTGCGACGTCATCGTTGATGCAGGTGCCGTGGGTTCAGGCGACGCTGCCGCCGGGCAAGCGCGTCGGCCTCGTCACGGTCTCCGGCTCGACGCTGTCGCCGGCCCATCTGGAAGGTGCCGGCGTGCCGCTCGACACGCCGCTGGTCGGCACCGAGAACGGCAAGGAGTTCTTCCGCGTCCTGATCAAGGCCGAGAAGGATGACATGGACATTGCCCAGGCCGAGCGCGACGTCGTCGAAGCCGGCAAGGCGCTGGTGGCGAAGCATCCCGATGTCGGCGCCATCGTGCTTGAATGCACCAACATGCCGCCTTACGCTGCGGCATTGCAGGCTGAGGCGGGCCTGCCTGTCTACGATATTTATTCCATGATCACGTGGTTTCACACCGGACTGCGGCCGCGTCGGTTTGGCTAGAGGTCGAAAACCTGCTCCATGAACAAGCATCTGGAACTCGCCTCGGACAGCATTGTCGATCGCGTCTATGAACAGCTCAAGGCGATGGCCGTGAGCTACGAGTTCAAGCCTGGCGAACGGCTCAACGAAGGTGAGCTGGCAAAGCGTCTCGGCGTCAGCCGCACGCCGCTGCGCGAAGCGCTCAACCGGTTGAACACCGAGGGTTTCCTACGCTTCGCCCCCGGCAAGGGCTTCTTCTGCCGCGAACTCGACGCGCACGAGATCTTCGATCTCTACGAGCTGCGCAAATCGATCGAGGTCGCCTCGGTCCGTCTCGCCATCAAGCGAGCCAGGGATGAGGATATCGACGCGCTGCTCAAATTCCTCGAAGCCACGGGGCCCGATCCCGGCGAGCGTTCATCGGTCGAGCTGGTCGAGCTGGATGAGACCTTTCACGAGCGGCTGATGGCGATGTCGAACAATGCCGAGATGCTGCGTGTGCTGCGCAACGTCAATGCCCGCATCCGCTTCGTACGCTGGATCGACATGGACAGCATCAATCGCTTCAACACGCAGGCTGAGCACCGCGCCGTCGTCGAGGGCCTCAAGGCGCGTGACGAAGCGATGTGCGTTTCCGTGCTGGAAAAGCACATCGACCGGCGGCTCGATCGTATCACCTCGGCGATCAAGGAAGGCTACGCGCAGATCTACATGCCGGCGGCGAGGTCGGCGCAGACCTGATCGGAAGAGACGGTGTGTTCTCAGCGACAGGCGCGATTGGCGGCGCCTGGTATCGCCAGGAAGGTGATGCTGGCAGGCGCCACGACGATCGTCCCGGCCGGCGTCATGCGGGCTTCGAGCACAGGCAAACCGCCGTTGGTCGCAAGCTCGAGCGTTCTTCCGTTCAGTTGCACGGTCGCGCTTTGCAGCCGCCCTGCATCCAGCGTGTAGCGCTCAGACGCGATCGGCAGCTTCAGACCGTGCGACTTGCTCCGCGACGTGTTGATGGCAAGGATGGACACGGCGCCCGGCGTCTTGGGATGGCAATGCGCATAGACGTGGAGGTCGGTCGTGCCTGTTGCGCCGGCGTCGAGCACCGTCGTCCCCATCAGGCGATGCCATAGCAGCGCAGCCCAGTAGTTCGGCCGCGGGCGAAACGTCGTCTCATCGAGCAGGCCGTAGTCGCTCGCGGCCAGCGTGTTGTGCATCACGACCTGGACGCCAGCCTTTGCGAGGCGTCCGAGCTGGTCGAGATAGCGGAACGTGTCGAGGAAGGTCGCGTCGGAAGCGTTGCCGCCGCAGGCGGCATCGGCCGTCTCGGTCAGCCAGATCGGCGTATCCGGCTCGAACTCGTCGCGCAAGCGACGGTAGATCGAGAGCGTGCGATCGATGCGCGCGAGCCGATCCGCCGACAGCGCCAGCGCCGGATCATCGCGGAAGCCGCAGCGCGGCGAGAGTGTGTTGTAGTGGTGAAACGAGAAGCGATCGAGGCCCGCGCCGGACGCTGCGAGCAGATCGCGCGTCCGAATACCGCTGGCCGATGGCGGCGACGTGTCACCGACGGAGCCGGGGCCGACGATCAGGAGATTGGGAGAATGCGTGCGCATCCAAGCGCGGAAGATCGCGAAGTCGCGCCCATAGGCATTTGCGTCATAGCCCGCCGGCGCGCCGTTCGTGGCCGCGAGCGTCGGTTCGTTCATGAATTCGGCGGCCGCGATGTGGCCGCCGAGTGACTGCGTGAAGGCGAGCAGTCGTTGCGCCTGGTCGGGCGTCCAACGGCCGTCTGCATCGCGGCTGCCCGCACTGACGGCGAACGACGTCATGATCTCCGCATCCACCGCGCGTGCAAAGTCGACGACACCGCGCCATTGCGCGCGGCTCAGC
This genomic interval from Bradyrhizobium sp. CB82 contains the following:
- a CDS encoding aspartate/glutamate racemase family protein; translation: MTYPQKSSSRIARGGKALYGAPLGILMLEARFPRIPGDMGNGTTWPFPVLYRVVSGATPEKVVLKGAAGLLPDFIDAAKELVRLGAEAITTNCGFLSLFQKELAAAVGVPVATSSLMQVPWVQATLPPGKRVGLVTVSGSTLSPAHLEGAGVPLDTPLVGTENGKEFFRVLIKAEKDDMDIAQAERDVVEAGKALVAKHPDVGAIVLECTNMPPYAAALQAEAGLPVYDIYSMITWFHTGLRPRRFG
- a CDS encoding GntR family transcriptional regulator, producing MNKHLELASDSIVDRVYEQLKAMAVSYEFKPGERLNEGELAKRLGVSRTPLREALNRLNTEGFLRFAPGKGFFCRELDAHEIFDLYELRKSIEVASVRLAIKRARDEDIDALLKFLEATGPDPGERSSVELVELDETFHERLMAMSNNAEMLRVLRNVNARIRFVRWIDMDSINRFNTQAEHRAVVEGLKARDEAMCVSVLEKHIDRRLDRITSAIKEGYAQIYMPAARSAQT